The Leptidea sinapis chromosome 36, ilLepSina1.1, whole genome shotgun sequence genomic interval tatccgtgtttgaatgagaaacagctacaacaattagaatacaaaggtaaatttcgccattaTACACAAGACTATAACAGCTCAGATGGGCAATTGGGAAAGCAGGAGACcccgaatccagatgtcctattaatTTTGTATGGTTCAAGTTTCtcacattcttaaaaatccgagcgaGGCTCGGTCGTCTggatattgtatataaaatgtaattttattttataattttatgtcatTCTCATACATCAGTGTTTGTTGTGTATTCTgaggttaataaatataaataaattagtattacGTAagtataaagttattatatgCAGTTcaccataaaatataaaattattcatatattttaaacttaGGAATAGTGTAGTAAGATATAAGCAGATGTTGTGAATATATCACAATCTCAAACTTCAAGTTTGGTAAGCAAAACAAAGCTGGgcgtaaatattagtttagtttcatttatatattcaaaCTCTTAGACGAAATTGAATTACTTCGGGAATTTCTGCAAACTATCACTTGTGTTCTGTCATTAGTTTTATCGAATAAAATGTTTCATTACTTACTGTCAAGACTCGAAAACAAATCTCATCCATTGCTGGGACCTACTTTATGGGGCTTACAGTCATGGGGAATATGGCAGCCCAGGAAAGGACTATTTACTAAGatttataacattattcatTTTGTAGCTATTCTATTTGTTCTTAGCCAATACGTGGAGCTTTGGTTCATAAGATCTAACCTTGAGATGGCTATGAGAAATGTATCTGTATCCATGTTGAGCACTGTTTGTGTCGTGAAAGCCATAACTTTTATCATTTGGCAAAAATATTGGAGAGCTATCATAAATTTCGTttctaatacagaaaaaaatcaaATGGCTCGAAGGGATTtcgtaacaaataaaattataaaaagatatACAAGTTACTGTCGTAAGATCACCTTGTTGTATTGGGTCCTTACTTTTGCTACAGTTTTGACAGTTATATTAGCACCCTTAGCAAGTTTTTTGTCATCATCAGAATACAGAAACAATGTTAGAAACGGGTTTTTACCACATCCGGAAATAATGAGTTCCTGGGCTCCTTTTGATAAAACACACGGTTATGGGTATTGGGTTCTTGTAATAGAACATGTATTTATCTGTTTCTATGGAggtggaattgtagcaaattaTGATACCAACGCAGTTGTTCTTATGTCGTTTTTTAAGGGGCAGCTTGAAATATTGAAGACCGATTGCAGCCGGTTATTTGATAATGAAGATCCCAATCTAAGCTGCCATGAAATTATTACAAGAATAAAACGTTGTCACAACCACCACGTAAATTtagtaaagtaataatataaattgtggCTTGTTTATTGAACTATGAATGAATGTTtgaattgaaagtaaaaaaatatttgataatacaAAGCTTCGTATTTGATACCTG includes:
- the LOC126975469 gene encoding uncharacterized protein LOC126975469, which produces MFHYLLSRLENKSHPLLGPTLWGLQSWGIWQPRKGLFTKIYNIIHFVAILFVLSQYVELWFIRSNLEMAMRNVSVSMLSTVCVVKAITFIIWQKYWRAIINFVSNTEKNQMARRDFVTNKIIKRYTSYCRKITLLYWVLTFATVLTVILAPLASFLSSSEYRNNVRNGFLPHPEIMSSWAPFDKTHGYGYWVLVIEHVFICFYGGGIVANYDTNAVVLMSFFKGQLEILKTDCSRLFDNEDPNLSCHEIITRIKRCHNHHVNLVK